The following proteins are encoded in a genomic region of Cercospora beticola chromosome 8, complete sequence:
- the ALC1 gene encoding Allantoicase, which produces MAEAQVFTADAAQEVIDSVVKSVPADQIDATFKSDSIDLINKALGSRILSFSDEWFAAADNLTTPTPPVRKPGVFTYAGAWYDGWETRRHNTEPFDWVVIRLGVASGRVKGVEIDTAFFNGNQAPEVAVQGVFVDDSREEEIKTSKFWDNDSTVETILPKQECGPSQRHGWLLPKTTDKAYTHVRLQMFPDGGIARFRLFGEVVPVLPQDVNEIFDLAATVNGGVAVSCSDQHFGTKDNLLLPGRGVDMGDGWETKRSRGEHVDWTIIRLGIPDGVIERIVVDTAHFRGNFPQKVQVFAAGASESAPGHDSGDWVEVLKPQKTGPDAEHEYGKEVLERVEGEGYGFVKLVIIPDGGVKRVRVFGRRG; this is translated from the exons ATGGCTGAAGCTCAAGTGTTTACTGCAGATGCTGCACAGGAAGTCATTGACTCTGTTGTCAAGTCTGTGCCTGCAGATCAAATCGATGCGACTTTCAAGTCTGATAGCATTG ACCTGATCAACAAGGCCCTCGGGTCTCGtatcctctccttctccgacGAATGGTTCGCTGCCGCCGACAACCTCACAACTCCTACCCCACCTGTCCGCAAACCAGGTGTCTTCACATACGCTGGAGCTTGGTATGATGGCTGGGAAACACGACGACACAATACAGAACCCTTTGACTGGGTTGTCATACGCTTAGGCGTAGCAAGTGGAAGAGTCAAAGGCGTGGAGATCGATACCGCTTTCTTCAACGGCAACCAAGCACCTGAAGTCGCTGTACAAGGTGTCTTTGTGGACGAtagcagagaagaggaaatCAAGACCTCAAAATTCTGGGACAATGATAGTACTGTGGAAACTATCCTACCCAAGCAAGAATGTGGACCAAGTCAACGACATGGCTGGCTTTTGCCCAAGACCACAGACAAAGCTTACACGCATGTGCGGTTACAAATGTTTCCCGATGGAGGAATCGCTCGTTTCCGACTCTTTGGAGAAGTCGTCCCTGTCCTTCCGCAAGATGTCAACGAAATCTTCGACCTCGCTGCGACTGTTAATGGTGGTGTGGCAGTTTCCTGCTCTGATCAACATTTCGGTACGAAGGATAATTTACTCCTTCCTGGACGAGGAGTCGATATGGGTGATGGATGGGAGACGAAGAGATCTCGAGGGGAACATGTCGATTGGACGATTATTAGACTTGGGATTCCTGATGGGGTGATTGAGAGGATTGTGGTTGATACTGCGCATTTTCGGGGGAATTTTCCGCAGAAGGTGCAGGTTTTTGCTGCGGGTGCGAGTGAGAGTGCGCCAGGGCATGATTCGGGTGATTGGGTTGAGGTTTTGAAGCCGCAGAAGACGGGGCCTGATGCGGAGCATGAGTATGGGAAGGAGGTTTTGGAGAGGGTTGAAGGGGAGGGGTATGGGTTTGTGAAGTTGGTTATTATTCCGGATGGGGGTGTGAAGAGGGTGAGGGTTTttgggaggagaggatga